The sequence below is a genomic window from Acidobacteriota bacterium.
CCGCTTCCGGAAAGTCGAACGGGAGCCGGTTGGTCTCGGCGAAAGCGGCAACCACGAAGACGACGAACCCGAGGAACATCGGAAAGACGTTCCAGGCCGGCAGCTTGATCACGTCGAAGAGGACGTAGTAGCCGGTCTGGTAGTTCACGACTTCGACGAGCCGCAGCGAGCCAGCCGTCAGAAGCGCCCCGGTTGCGGCGATCGCCAGGGCCAGCTCGTACGAGACCATCTGGGCCGCCGCGCGGATCCCTCCGATCATCGAGTACTTGTTGTTCGAGGCCCAGCCGGCAGTCGCGAGACCGTAGACGCCGAGCGACGACAGGGCGAGGATCAGAAGAATCCCGACGTTGACGTCGGCCAGGATCGGCTCGAACAGACGGCCACCCTCGAATAGCGCGTATCCGAAGAACGTCATCTCCGGAATGACGAAGGCCTTGCCCCACGGAACGACTGCGATCGTCGTGACCGCCGGGATCAGTCCGAACGCGGGGGCAATCGTGAAGAGAACCCGGTGCGCCTGCGCCGGAATGATGTCTTCCTTCAGGATGAACTTCAGCGCATCGGCGAGCGACTGGAACAGGCCGAAGGGCCCGACCCGATTCGGCCCGAGGCGATCCTGGATCAGCGCGCTCCCACGGCGCTCGACCCACACCATCATCGGCGTGACATTCAGCAGAACGCCGAGCACGATCGCGATCTTGATCAGACTGAGTGTGACGTCAGTACCGTCGAAAGGCATGCGACCTCTGCGCGCTCAGGCGCGCGCCTCCTCGGAGGAGGGATCGGCGGGGGCGGGAAGTGTCGAGGGAGCGGCTGATGCCTCCCAGCTCGCGTCCGCGAAGGCATCGTTCGAAGCGACCATCCGCTCGAATGTATCGTAGGGCTCGTCGACGTCGAACTCCTCATCGGCGGGGAAGAGCTTCCGTCCCAGCCGCTGAAAGACGTCCCAGTCGGACATCGCATCGCCCTTCGGCAGATAGGCCTGATGAATCCGCTGCGTCCGGTTCTGCAGATTCGTGAACGTTCCGCTCTTCTCCGCGAAGATCGCGCCGGGGATGACCAGATCGGCCGCATCGGCCAGAGGATGCGGTCCCCACGCCTGGACGACCAGAAACCGCGCCTTTCGGAGCTTCGCGACCGCGGCCGGATCTGACGCTCGTTCGGAAAACTCCGGGTCGGTGATCCAGAGGACGTCGATGCCGGACGCTCCTCGCTCCATGAGCCGGTTCGGGAGATCGGTGTCCTCGATGCCATTGGCCACGATGCCGCGAAGATTCGGCCCGGCCTGTGTTCCCTCGAGCCATCCTTTTTTGTTCTTCATCTTGATCGGACCGATCGGATCGACATGGACACCGGTCGAGCCGGCGAGCAGATCGCCGAAGAGCCGCTTTGCGAGCCGGGCTTCCTCGTTGGTGAGCTGTGCCGAGGCGATCAACGCGACCTTTTCGGCCTCACGCAGCTTCGAGACGAGCTCCTCCCAGACCTCGGTCCAGCTCGAGATCCCGAGATAGTCGTCACGCCTCTGCTTCGGCACGACGAACCGCTCGGTCTCGTAACGCTCGTGGGAGAACCTGCCGTAGTCGCAGAGCCAATGATCGTTGACCTCGGGATTCACGCGCGGCTTGTAGCGGAAGATGCGCCCGCCCTTGTGCTCGATGTGAATGTTGCAGCCGACGTCGCAGCCG
It includes:
- a CDS encoding (2Fe-2S)-binding protein; amino-acid sequence: MAKVTIDGIEVEVEDGINIVEAAKAADIHVPHFCYHPSLTVVGQCRMCLVEVDGVPKLQAGCATPVRDGMKIFVHNDKVDKARKGQMEFLLINHPLDCPICDKSGECPLQDYAFNYGSVTSRYAEFKRTYPGMDRTAIGPHVLQNMNRCIHCTRCIRFTEEISETGELAFFKRGAETEVGVFPGRPLDNWMSANVTDICPTGALTTREFRFEARAWNLDAASSVCNGCDVGCNIHIEHKGGRIFRYKPRVNPEVNDHWLCDYGRFSHERYETERFVVPKQRRDDYLGISSWTEVWEELVSKLREAEKVALIASAQLTNEEARLAKRLFGDLLAGSTGVHVDPIGPIKMKNKKGWLEGTQAGPNLRGIVANGIEDTDLPNRLMERGASGIDVLWITDPEFSERASDPAAVAKLRKARFLVVQAWGPHPLADAADLVIPGAIFAEKSGTFTNLQNRTQRIHQAYLPKGDAMSDWDVFQRLGRKLFPADEEFDVDEPYDTFERMVASNDAFADASWEASAAPSTLPAPADPSSEEARA
- the nuoH gene encoding NADH-quinone oxidoreductase subunit NuoH, with product MPFDGTDVTLSLIKIAIVLGVLLNVTPMMVWVERRGSALIQDRLGPNRVGPFGLFQSLADALKFILKEDIIPAQAHRVLFTIAPAFGLIPAVTTIAVVPWGKAFVIPEMTFFGYALFEGGRLFEPILADVNVGILLILALSSLGVYGLATAGWASNNKYSMIGGIRAAAQMVSYELALAIAATGALLTAGSLRLVEVVNYQTGYYVLFDVIKLPAWNVFPMFLGFVVFVVAAFAETNRLPFDFPEAEAELVAGYHTEYSSMKFALFFMAEYMAMATISALGVTLFLGGWDIPWYDEPATFLGFVLSALCFGAKVSFMLFVFVWVRWTLPRFKYDHLMQLGWKVFIPLALLNVIIAALLIAARWI